The following proteins are encoded in a genomic region of uncultured Vibrio sp.:
- the truC gene encoding tRNA pseudouridine(65) synthase TruC, giving the protein MSEQETSHVITPVELEIVYQDEYFVAVNKPAGMLVHRSWLDKHETQFVMQTLRDQIGQHVFPLHRLDRPTSGVLVFALSSEVASQVMPMFAEHKMEKTYHAIVRGWIEGEGVLDYALKVELDKIADKFASQEKEAQQAVTAYKPLAKVEVPYSTGKFPTTRYCLMEMKPKTGRKHQLRRHMAHLRHPIVGDTSHGDGKHNKLYRTEFDSHRLLLHASELRFVHPFTNQEIVIKANIDETWQQLFARFEWGEELVRSIS; this is encoded by the coding sequence ATGTCAGAACAAGAAACATCACACGTTATTACTCCAGTGGAATTGGAGATCGTTTATCAAGATGAATACTTTGTCGCGGTGAATAAGCCTGCTGGTATGTTGGTCCATCGTAGTTGGTTAGACAAACACGAAACCCAATTCGTCATGCAGACGTTGCGTGATCAAATTGGCCAGCATGTTTTTCCGCTGCACCGTTTAGATCGACCAACGTCAGGAGTATTGGTGTTCGCTCTTTCCAGCGAGGTCGCATCTCAAGTAATGCCGATGTTTGCTGAGCATAAAATGGAAAAAACCTATCATGCCATTGTGCGCGGCTGGATTGAGGGAGAGGGCGTTTTAGACTACGCGCTCAAAGTTGAATTGGATAAAATTGCGGACAAGTTTGCGTCTCAGGAAAAAGAAGCACAACAAGCCGTTACAGCCTATAAACCTCTGGCTAAAGTCGAAGTGCCGTACTCCACCGGGAAGTTTCCAACCACACGCTATTGTTTGATGGAAATGAAGCCAAAAACAGGGCGTAAGCATCAGCTTCGTCGCCATATGGCACACCTACGCCACCCAATCGTAGGTGATACTTCTCATGGTGATGGTAAGCACAACAAACTGTATCGAACTGAGTTTGATTCTCACCGTTTGTTATTGCATGCATCAGAGCTTCGTTTTGTTCATCCGTTTACCAATCAAGAGATCGTAATCAAAGCCAATATCGATGAGACGTGGCAGCAGTTGTTCGCACGATTTGAATGGGGTGAAGAACTGGTAAGGTCAATAAGCTAA
- a CDS encoding DUF3461 family protein, whose product MYPHLTGLGIQDPKQIERYSLRQEAHKDVLKIYFHKQKGELFAKSVKFKYPRQIKNVLVDSGSHKYKEVTEINRNLTLIIDELNKITKPTKVAEVDVKEKILSDLRHLEKVVSSKIAEIEADLEKL is encoded by the coding sequence ATGTATCCACACCTCACTGGTTTGGGCATCCAAGACCCAAAACAGATTGAACGTTATTCCCTTCGCCAAGAGGCACATAAAGATGTGCTGAAAATCTACTTCCACAAACAAAAAGGCGAACTCTTCGCCAAAAGTGTCAAATTTAAATACCCGCGCCAAATAAAAAATGTACTTGTGGACAGTGGTAGCCATAAATACAAAGAAGTGACAGAGATTAATCGCAACCTCACTTTAATTATCGATGAGCTGAATAAAATAACGAAACCAACCAAAGTGGCCGAAGTCGACGTCAAAGAGAAAATCTTGTCTGATCTTCGCCATTTAGAAAAAGTCGTCTCAAGCAAGATCGCGGAGATTGAAGCAGATCTAGAAAAACTCTAG
- the glnD gene encoding bifunctional uridylyltransferase/uridylyl-removing protein GlnD translates to MSLQSPLTFTDEQINIGELKQELERFGSEQKQEFLNHHPVTSLVLARAEYMDLLLKRLWQHFGFNDIYNISLVAVGGYGRGELHPLSDIDILILSNKKLPSSLEAKISEFITLLWDLKLEVGHSVRTVSECAEIGRNDLTVATNLQEARLLAGSEDTFEALKKVVLSDSFWPSETFYRAKIQEQRERHARYHDTTYNLEPDIKSTPGGLRDIHTLSWVARRHFGATSLLEMSRYGFLTDAEYRELVECQDFLWRVRFALHLELRRYDNRLTFAHQAQVAESLGYVGEGNRGVEMMMKEFYRTLRRVAELNKMLLKLFDQAIINGGITENAEIIDGDFQRRGSLIEARKPALFQARPETILDMFLHIANDSTIEGVSPPTLRQLRTARRRLNKFLHTIPAAREKFLALCRHPNALHKAFSLMHRLGVMAAYLPQWSQIVGQMQFDLFHAYTVDEHSIRLLKHIHTFNDPTNHEKHPICCDIYPRMQKKELLIIAAIFHDIGKGRGGDHSVIGEGEAYDFCIEHGLSKPEAKLVSWLVRHHLLMSVTAQRRDIYDPDVITEFAKKVRDEESLEYLVCLTVADISATNPELWNAWKRTLLAELFYSTQRALRRGLENPVDVRERIRHNQQMASAILRKEGFSAREIEVLWQRFKADYFLRHTHTQIAWHCEHLLRMDDLTKPLVLISKKATRGGTEVFVYSKDQPALFATVVAELDRRNFNVHDAQIMTSKDGHVIDTFIVLDQHGEAIDESRHAAVIKHLTHVLEDGRPTKIKTRRTPHKLQHFNVKTKVDFLPTRGKKHTLMEFVALDTPGLLAKVGRTFADLNINLHGAKITTIGERAEDLFILTSSTGGRLSEEQQSALREQLIETLSDEVTA, encoded by the coding sequence ATGTCACTTCAGTCCCCTCTTACGTTTACCGATGAACAAATCAATATCGGGGAACTAAAACAAGAGCTAGAGAGATTTGGCTCGGAACAAAAACAAGAATTCCTTAATCATCATCCTGTTACAAGCTTGGTTCTCGCCCGAGCAGAATACATGGATTTACTTCTAAAGCGCTTGTGGCAACACTTTGGCTTTAATGATATTTACAATATTTCTCTGGTTGCAGTGGGTGGTTATGGTCGCGGAGAACTTCATCCATTATCCGACATTGATATCCTCATTTTGTCGAACAAAAAGCTGCCAAGCTCGTTAGAAGCAAAAATCAGCGAGTTCATTACACTTTTATGGGACCTTAAACTCGAAGTTGGACATTCCGTTCGAACCGTTAGTGAGTGTGCTGAAATTGGCCGCAATGATCTTACTGTCGCCACTAACCTACAAGAAGCGCGACTTCTAGCCGGTAGCGAAGACACTTTCGAGGCACTGAAAAAAGTCGTACTATCCGACTCATTCTGGCCAAGTGAGACCTTTTATCGCGCCAAAATTCAAGAACAGCGAGAACGTCATGCTCGTTATCACGACACCACTTACAATCTGGAACCTGATATCAAGTCAACGCCGGGCGGTCTGCGCGATATTCATACTCTCAGTTGGGTTGCTCGCCGTCACTTTGGCGCGACCTCTTTGCTCGAGATGAGTCGCTATGGCTTTTTAACTGATGCAGAGTACCGAGAGCTTGTCGAGTGTCAGGATTTCTTGTGGCGTGTACGTTTTGCTCTGCACTTAGAGTTGCGTCGCTACGACAACCGTTTGACTTTCGCTCACCAAGCACAAGTTGCGGAGAGCCTTGGCTACGTGGGTGAAGGCAATCGCGGTGTCGAAATGATGATGAAAGAGTTTTACCGCACTCTTCGTCGTGTAGCAGAGCTAAACAAAATGTTGCTCAAGCTGTTTGATCAAGCCATCATCAACGGTGGTATTACTGAGAATGCTGAAATCATAGATGGCGATTTTCAGCGACGCGGCTCATTGATTGAAGCCCGAAAGCCGGCTTTGTTCCAAGCTCGACCAGAAACCATTCTCGACATGTTCTTACACATCGCGAATGACTCCACTATTGAAGGGGTCAGCCCTCCAACTTTACGTCAGTTGCGAACCGCTCGCCGCCGGTTGAACAAGTTTCTGCATACCATTCCCGCAGCCCGTGAAAAATTCTTAGCATTGTGCCGACACCCAAACGCACTACACAAGGCATTTAGTTTGATGCATCGACTTGGCGTTATGGCGGCTTACCTGCCGCAGTGGAGCCAAATTGTTGGCCAGATGCAGTTTGACCTTTTCCACGCTTACACAGTCGATGAGCACAGTATCCGCTTACTTAAGCATATCCATACATTTAACGATCCCACCAATCATGAGAAGCACCCGATCTGTTGCGATATTTACCCACGAATGCAAAAGAAAGAGCTGCTGATCATTGCGGCGATTTTCCATGACATTGGTAAAGGCAGAGGCGGCGATCACTCAGTAATTGGTGAGGGTGAAGCGTACGATTTCTGTATCGAGCATGGGTTATCGAAACCAGAAGCGAAACTCGTCAGCTGGCTGGTCAGACACCACTTGTTGATGTCCGTTACCGCTCAACGACGAGATATATACGATCCAGACGTGATTACTGAATTCGCCAAAAAGGTTCGTGATGAAGAGTCTCTGGAATATTTGGTGTGTCTGACGGTCGCGGATATCAGTGCGACCAACCCGGAGCTCTGGAATGCCTGGAAGCGCACTTTACTTGCCGAGCTGTTTTATTCTACACAACGAGCTCTGCGTCGCGGCTTAGAAAACCCAGTTGATGTACGTGAACGCATTCGCCACAATCAGCAAATGGCTTCAGCGATATTACGTAAGGAGGGCTTCTCAGCACGTGAAATTGAAGTATTGTGGCAACGCTTCAAAGCCGATTACTTCCTGCGTCACACCCATACTCAGATTGCGTGGCACTGTGAGCACTTATTGCGTATGGATGACCTGACCAAGCCATTGGTGTTGATCAGTAAAAAAGCCACTCGTGGTGGTACGGAAGTGTTCGTTTATAGCAAAGACCAACCGGCGTTATTTGCTACCGTCGTGGCAGAACTCGACAGACGTAACTTCAACGTGCATGACGCACAGATCATGACGAGTAAAGACGGACATGTCATCGATACCTTCATTGTTCTCGACCAACACGGTGAAGCGATCGATGAATCTCGCCATGCCGCGGTGATCAAACACTTAACTCATGTGCTAGAAGATGGCCGACCAACCAAGATTAAAACCCGCCGTACACCACATAAACTCCAGCATTTTAATGTCAAAACCAAAGTGGACTTTTTACCGACCCGAGGTAAGAAACACACTTTGATGGAGTTTGTTGCGTTAGATACCCCGGGCTTACTGGCCAAAGTCGGCCGTACTTTTGCGGATTTGAATATCAACCTTCACGGCGCGAAGATCACCACCATTGGAGAGCGAGCAGAAGACTTGTTCATTCTCACCAGCAGTACTGGTGGAAGACTCAGTGAAGAGCAGCAAAGTGCGTTACGAGAACAGCTCATTGAGACGCTTTCGGATGAGGTAACCGCTTAA
- the map gene encoding type I methionyl aminopeptidase — MSIKIKTAEEIERMRIAGKLAADVLEMIEPHIKVGVTTEELNKICHEYALEKGAYSAPLDYHGFPKSICTSINHIVCHGIPAEKDEIGSNGQLKPAVLKDGDILNVDITVIVPNDENADLSVRPQGYHGDTSKMFLVGDVSPANKRLCMVTQEALYVGMRTVKPGSTVGDIGTAIEKYIKENNKNNPRNKFSIVKDFCGHGIGDEFHEEPQVVHYKNKDRRVLKEGMCFTIEPMINAGKFGCSVDAQDDWTVYTGDGKNSAQYEHTIVVTKDGCEVLTLRSDDTIPRLMKNA; from the coding sequence ATGTCAATCAAGATTAAAACTGCTGAAGAAATCGAACGCATGCGCATTGCGGGCAAGCTTGCCGCAGACGTTCTAGAAATGATAGAACCGCACATCAAGGTCGGCGTGACGACAGAAGAACTCAACAAAATTTGTCACGAATACGCGCTAGAAAAAGGCGCGTACTCTGCACCACTTGATTACCATGGATTCCCTAAGTCGATTTGTACCTCGATCAACCACATCGTTTGTCACGGTATTCCAGCCGAAAAAGATGAGATTGGTAGCAACGGTCAACTAAAACCTGCAGTACTAAAAGACGGCGACATCCTTAACGTCGATATTACCGTTATCGTCCCTAACGACGAAAACGCAGACTTGAGCGTTCGCCCTCAAGGTTACCACGGTGATACATCGAAGATGTTCCTAGTAGGGGATGTATCTCCTGCCAATAAACGCCTATGCATGGTAACGCAAGAAGCGCTTTACGTTGGCATGCGCACCGTAAAACCGGGCTCAACCGTGGGCGATATCGGTACGGCGATTGAAAAATACATTAAAGAAAACAATAAGAACAATCCACGTAACAAGTTCTCTATTGTGAAAGACTTCTGTGGTCACGGCATCGGTGATGAATTCCACGAAGAGCCGCAAGTGGTTCACTACAAGAACAAAGACCGTCGTGTACTAAAAGAAGGTATGTGCTTTACTATCGAGCCGATGATTAACGCGGGTAAGTTTGGTTGCAGCGTCGATGCACAAGATGACTGGACGGTGTACACAGGTGATGGCAAAAACTCAGCACAGTACGAGCACACCATTGTGGTCACGAAAGATGGTTGTGAAGTTCTAACACTTCGCAGCGACGATACCATTCCGCGCTTGATGAAAAACGCGTAA
- the rpsB gene encoding 30S ribosomal protein S2: MATVSMRDMLKAGVHFGHQTRYWNPKMKPFIFGARNKVHIINLEKTVPMFNDALAELAKVGEKKGKVLFVGTKRAASEAVKEAAIASNQFYVNNRWLGGMLTNYKTVRQSIKRLKELEAQSQDGTFDKLTKKEALMRTREMEKLEKSLGGIKDMGGLPDALFVIDADHEHIAIKEANNLGIPVYAVVDTNSNPDGVDYVIPGNDDAIRAVQLYLNAAGTAVSEGRNKDVAAVAEKDGFVEAE, encoded by the coding sequence ATGGCAACTGTATCAATGCGCGATATGCTAAAAGCTGGTGTTCACTTCGGTCACCAAACTCGTTACTGGAACCCAAAAATGAAGCCGTTCATCTTTGGCGCTCGTAACAAGGTTCATATCATCAACCTAGAAAAAACTGTACCAATGTTCAACGACGCTCTAGCTGAACTAGCTAAAGTTGGCGAGAAAAAAGGTAAAGTTCTATTCGTAGGTACTAAGCGCGCTGCATCTGAAGCTGTTAAAGAAGCTGCTATCGCAAGCAACCAGTTCTACGTGAACAACCGTTGGTTGGGTGGTATGCTAACTAACTACAAAACTGTTCGTCAGTCTATCAAGCGTCTAAAAGAGCTTGAAGCACAGTCTCAAGACGGTACTTTCGATAAACTAACTAAGAAAGAAGCTCTAATGCGTACTCGTGAAATGGAGAAGCTAGAGAAATCTCTTGGTGGTATCAAAGACATGGGCGGCCTACCAGACGCTCTATTCGTAATCGACGCTGATCACGAACACATCGCAATTAAAGAAGCTAACAACCTAGGTATTCCAGTATACGCTGTGGTAGATACTAACTCTAACCCAGACGGCGTTGACTACGTTATCCCAGGTAACGACGACGCGATCCGTGCAGTACAGCTATACCTAAACGCTGCTGGTACAGCAGTGTCTGAAGGTCGTAACAAAGACGTAGCTGCAGTTGCTGAAAAAGACGGTTTCGTAGAAGCTGAATAA
- the tsf gene encoding translation elongation factor Ts has protein sequence MATVTAALVKELRERTGAGMMECKKALVEANADIELAIENMRKSGAAKAAKKAGNVAAEGAIIIKEENGVAVLLEVNCQTDFVAKDGNFTAFADEVAAAALASKASVEELQAQFEETRIALVAKIGENINIRRVQYVEGTAIASYRHGEKIGVVVAGEGDAETLKHVAMHVAASKPEYVNPEDVPADVVAKEKEVQVEIAMNEGKPAEIAEKMVIGRMKKFTGEISLTGQAFIMEPKKTVGEMLKEKGASVATFVRLEVGEGIEKAAEMSFAEEVAAAQKG, from the coding sequence ATGGCAACTGTAACTGCTGCTCTAGTTAAAGAACTTCGCGAGCGCACAGGCGCTGGCATGATGGAATGTAAGAAAGCGCTTGTAGAAGCAAACGCAGACATCGAACTAGCAATTGAAAACATGCGTAAATCAGGCGCAGCGAAAGCAGCTAAGAAAGCTGGTAACGTTGCAGCTGAAGGCGCAATCATCATCAAAGAAGAAAACGGCGTTGCTGTTCTTCTTGAAGTTAACTGCCAAACTGACTTCGTTGCTAAAGACGGTAACTTCACTGCATTCGCAGACGAAGTTGCAGCTGCAGCTCTAGCTTCAAAAGCTTCAGTTGAAGAACTACAAGCTCAATTCGAAGAAACTCGTATCGCTCTAGTTGCTAAAATCGGTGAGAACATCAACATCCGTCGCGTACAGTACGTTGAAGGTACTGCAATCGCTTCTTACCGTCACGGTGAGAAAATCGGTGTTGTTGTTGCTGGTGAAGGCGACGCAGAAACTCTTAAACACGTTGCAATGCACGTTGCAGCATCTAAGCCAGAGTACGTTAACCCAGAAGACGTACCAGCTGACGTAGTTGCTAAAGAGAAAGAAGTTCAAGTTGAAATTGCTATGAACGAAGGCAAGCCTGCTGAGATCGCAGAGAAGATGGTTATCGGCCGCATGAAGAAATTCACTGGCGAAATCTCTCTAACTGGTCAAGCGTTCATCATGGAGCCTAAGAAAACTGTAGGCGAAATGCTGAAAGAAAAAGGCGCTTCAGTTGCTACATTCGTTCGCCTAGAAGTAGGTGAAGGTATCGAGAAAGCAGCTGAAATGAGCTTCGCTGAAGAAGTTGCTGCGGCTCAAAAAGGTTAA